One genomic region from Natrinema caseinilyticum encodes:
- a CDS encoding PAS domain-containing protein, which yields MGSSSSTDPSHVVRLRHQEVVIELSRRALETDDHERLQRDAAAAVAESLDVEYCGVFELRPDDDECILRTGTGWESGTDGTATLPAGTESPTGAALRADDPVVVENLQAAERFEESEVLAEHDVTSAITVRIGSRDEPRGVLGAYSSAERAFGEADREFVRNVAAILASATRTGQARGDRDEVYGRISDGFFALDEEWRFTHLNDRAHELINPDGRQLVDKHIWEAFPEAISRKFESKYERAMYDQEAVTFEGYYPEPLDAWFEIRIYPSETGLSVYFRDVTERIERERKLEESERRYRTLVEHFPNGAVALVNDELRYETIGGTPVDEPEATTAELEGEPVREAWAPELAEELAQGYEAALAGESNSFEIQTADQVYDVQMVPIRDDDGDVFAALGLSQNITERREYQRELEQSEQRYRTLAEYFPNGLVTLFDHDLEYTLAAGQGFDRIPVEPDDLEGRTFHEVWPDETADALQPAFQAALAGAERSVELEYAGREWVLHAVPITDERGDVFAGMTMAQDITEQKERERYLRDAKSQLEAATEAGAVGTWECDVRTDEMVVGPSFARTFGVDPDAAHQGVSLDRFIEAIHEADRERVVSEIEEAVETCGEYESEYRVRNADGEIRWVVARGRVECDGDGEPVTFPGALTDITDRKRAEFERQRNQNQLETLFEVLPVGVVVADADGQLVEANDTAREIWGGDVFDAGSVAEYEKYAIRWADSGEPVAPEEMTMSRVLAGEDVREPDVFEIEAADGERRIIRVQGRPVVDEDGSVTRGVITFTDITERREYQQKLAESERRYRTLVEHFPNGAVCLFDEDLRYQIAGGEVFGELGTDATAVVGQTIWDRYPTALAERLEPNFEAALAGETNTFEVSFHERDWLAHTLPVTDDAGEIFGGMIMLQNITERKERERELEESERRYRTLVENFPEGSVGLFDEELTYTAVGGQLLDEIGIDTADRIGNSVSDIYPDRLIEKYEPYFRAALEGEHHSFELEMYDRHLYAHTLPVRNADDDIFAGMVVVQDVTERREYRRKLEESNERLEQFAYAASHDLQEPLRMVTSYLTLLDQRYEDAFDEDGREFLEFAVDGAERMREMIDALLMYSRIETRGDPFEPTDLNAVLEGVLEDLQLQIAESDAEITTEELPRVDGDESQLRQVFQNLLSNAITYSGDESPRVHVGADRRDGEWVISVRDEGIGIAPDNQERVFSIFDRLHSREEYDGMGIGLALCERIVERHGGEIWVDAEPGEGSTFAFTLPASDDRER from the coding sequence ATGGGATCGTCTTCATCCACTGATCCATCACACGTCGTTCGACTCCGTCACCAGGAGGTGGTCATCGAACTCAGCAGACGGGCCCTGGAGACGGACGATCACGAGCGACTGCAACGCGACGCGGCGGCCGCTGTCGCAGAATCGCTGGACGTCGAGTACTGTGGTGTGTTCGAGTTGCGGCCGGACGACGACGAGTGCATCTTGCGAACGGGAACGGGGTGGGAGTCGGGAACCGACGGGACTGCGACGCTACCGGCCGGAACGGAGTCGCCGACCGGAGCGGCACTCCGGGCCGACGACCCCGTCGTCGTCGAGAATCTGCAGGCTGCCGAACGGTTCGAGGAGTCCGAAGTACTCGCCGAGCACGACGTTACCAGCGCCATCACCGTCCGAATCGGCTCGAGAGACGAGCCGCGGGGCGTTCTGGGAGCGTACTCGAGCGCGGAGCGGGCGTTTGGCGAAGCCGACCGTGAGTTCGTCCGGAACGTCGCAGCGATTCTCGCGTCGGCCACGCGAACCGGGCAGGCGCGAGGAGACCGCGACGAGGTGTACGGCCGGATCTCGGACGGCTTCTTCGCGCTCGACGAAGAGTGGCGGTTCACGCATCTCAACGACCGTGCACACGAACTGATCAATCCCGACGGCCGCCAGCTGGTCGACAAACACATCTGGGAAGCGTTTCCCGAAGCGATCAGCCGGAAGTTCGAATCGAAGTACGAGCGGGCGATGTACGACCAGGAAGCCGTCACGTTCGAGGGGTACTATCCCGAACCGCTCGACGCGTGGTTCGAGATCCGTATCTATCCGTCCGAGACGGGGCTTTCGGTCTACTTCCGCGACGTCACGGAGCGGATCGAGCGAGAGCGGAAACTCGAGGAATCGGAACGGCGATACCGAACCCTCGTCGAGCACTTCCCGAACGGAGCGGTCGCACTGGTCAACGACGAGCTCCGGTACGAGACCATCGGCGGCACCCCGGTTGACGAGCCCGAAGCGACGACCGCGGAACTCGAGGGTGAACCGGTCCGGGAGGCGTGGGCGCCGGAACTGGCCGAGGAGCTCGCCCAGGGCTACGAGGCAGCCCTCGCGGGCGAGTCGAACTCGTTCGAAATCCAGACCGCGGATCAGGTCTACGACGTGCAAATGGTCCCGATCCGAGACGACGACGGCGACGTGTTCGCCGCGCTCGGACTGTCCCAGAATATCACCGAGCGCCGCGAGTACCAACGGGAACTCGAGCAATCGGAGCAACGGTACCGAACGCTCGCGGAGTACTTCCCGAACGGGCTCGTAACCCTGTTCGATCACGACCTCGAGTACACGCTGGCCGCCGGCCAGGGCTTCGATCGGATCCCCGTCGAACCCGACGATCTCGAGGGGAGAACGTTCCACGAGGTCTGGCCGGACGAAACGGCCGACGCGCTTCAGCCGGCGTTCCAGGCCGCCCTCGCGGGCGCGGAACGATCCGTCGAACTCGAGTACGCCGGCCGCGAATGGGTGCTCCACGCGGTCCCGATCACCGACGAGCGCGGCGACGTCTTCGCCGGGATGACGATGGCCCAGGACATCACCGAACAAAAAGAGCGGGAACGATACCTGCGCGACGCCAAGTCGCAACTCGAGGCGGCGACCGAAGCCGGCGCCGTCGGAACCTGGGAGTGCGACGTCAGGACCGACGAGATGGTCGTCGGCCCGTCGTTCGCACGGACGTTCGGTGTCGACCCGGACGCGGCCCACCAGGGCGTGTCGCTCGATCGGTTTATCGAGGCCATCCACGAGGCCGACCGCGAGCGGGTCGTTTCCGAGATCGAGGAGGCGGTCGAGACCTGCGGGGAGTACGAGTCGGAGTATCGCGTCCGAAACGCCGATGGCGAGATCCGATGGGTGGTCGCTCGCGGTCGCGTCGAATGCGACGGCGACGGCGAGCCGGTGACCTTCCCCGGCGCGCTCACCGACATCACCGACCGCAAACGCGCCGAATTCGAGCGCCAACGCAACCAGAATCAACTCGAGACGCTGTTCGAGGTCCTCCCGGTCGGCGTCGTGGTCGCCGACGCCGACGGGCAGCTCGTCGAGGCCAACGACACCGCTCGAGAGATCTGGGGCGGGGACGTATTCGACGCCGGCTCCGTCGCGGAATACGAGAAGTACGCGATACGGTGGGCGGACTCGGGCGAGCCGGTCGCGCCCGAGGAGATGACGATGAGCCGAGTCCTCGCCGGCGAAGACGTTCGGGAACCGGACGTCTTCGAAATCGAGGCCGCCGATGGGGAGCGGCGAATCATCAGAGTCCAGGGACGGCCGGTGGTCGACGAAGACGGGTCCGTGACTCGAGGCGTCATCACGTTCACGGACATCACCGAACGCCGCGAGTACCAGCAGAAACTCGCCGAAAGCGAGCGCCGGTACCGGACGCTCGTCGAACACTTCCCCAACGGTGCGGTGTGCCTGTTCGACGAGGACCTGCGGTATCAGATCGCGGGCGGCGAAGTCTTCGGCGAACTCGGCACCGACGCGACTGCGGTCGTCGGCCAGACCATCTGGGACAGGTATCCGACTGCGCTCGCCGAACGACTCGAGCCCAATTTCGAGGCCGCCCTCGCGGGCGAGACGAACACGTTCGAGGTGTCGTTCCACGAGCGGGACTGGCTCGCCCACACGCTCCCCGTGACCGACGACGCGGGCGAGATCTTCGGGGGGATGATCATGCTGCAGAACATCACCGAGCGCAAGGAACGCGAACGGGAACTCGAGGAGTCCGAGCGCCGGTACCGAACGCTCGTCGAGAATTTCCCCGAGGGATCGGTCGGACTGTTCGACGAGGAACTGACGTATACGGCCGTCGGCGGCCAACTCCTCGACGAAATCGGCATCGATACGGCGGACCGCATCGGAAACAGCGTCTCCGACATCTATCCGGATCGTCTGATCGAGAAATACGAACCGTACTTCCGAGCGGCGCTCGAGGGGGAACACCACTCGTTCGAACTCGAGATGTACGATCGGCACCTGTACGCTCATACCCTGCCGGTCAGAAACGCCGACGACGACATCTTCGCCGGCATGGTCGTCGTTCAGGACGTCACCGAGCGTCGGGAGTACCGGCGAAAGCTCGAGGAATCGAACGAGCGTCTAGAGCAGTTCGCCTACGCAGCCTCACACGACCTGCAAGAACCCCTCCGGATGGTCACGAGCTATCTCACGTTGCTCGACCAGCGCTACGAAGACGCCTTCGACGAGGACGGCCGGGAATTCCTCGAGTTCGCCGTCGACGGCGCCGAGCGGATGCGCGAGATGATCGATGCCCTGCTGATGTACTCGCGGATCGAAACGCGTGGCGACCCGTTCGAACCGACGGACCTGAACGCGGTCCTCGAGGGCGTCCTCGAGGACCTACAGCTCCAGATCGCGGAGAGCGACGCCGAAATCACGACCGAGGAACTCCCCCGAGTCGACGGAGACGAGAGTCAACTCCGCCAGGTGTTTCAGAATCTGCTCAGCAACGCGATCACGTACAGCGGCGACGAGTCGCCGCGGGTTCACGTCGGTGCCGACCGACGCGACGGGGAGTGGGTGATTTCGGTCCGCGACGAAGGGATCGGCATCGCCCCCGACAATCAGGAACGAGTGTTCTCCATCTTCGATCGGCTCCACAGCCGCGAGGAGTACGACGGGATGGGAATCGGCCTGGCGCTCTGTGAGCGCATCGTCGAACGTCACGGCGGCGAGATCTGGGTCGACGCCGAACCCGGCGAAGGATCGACGTTCGCGTTTACCCTCCCTGCCTCGGACGACCGCGAGCGGTGA
- a CDS encoding DUF5806 family protein — translation MDGNETVDRSESDRPDRTDRPTGTDDGSRDDSPTGDEVDATTDAETLDGERSATNGGAPAADGDGPATETDDAERPSSDDADASMPAVPNPEPQESDIPEDVQKYARFKKMDGAQYDRVNEFLRDRTYITAREWAIARLCSDFRTETGVEMTKIGENLPELIPFMTDTYTPQAVNQARSSFEEKVRTAGATFLYGAMCDFFTAEELDDVMYEATEVAKFLLEVEGVDLSVEDELEAEERISSVMREVREASEELRAEDVTESED, via the coding sequence ATGGACGGCAACGAGACGGTCGATCGTTCCGAATCGGACCGCCCGGATCGGACCGATCGGCCGACCGGAACGGACGACGGCTCGAGGGACGATAGCCCGACCGGTGACGAGGTGGACGCCACGACCGACGCGGAGACTCTGGACGGGGAACGATCCGCCACGAACGGCGGGGCGCCCGCAGCGGATGGAGACGGGCCCGCGACGGAGACGGATGACGCCGAGCGGCCGTCTTCGGACGATGCCGACGCGTCCATGCCGGCGGTTCCGAATCCGGAGCCACAGGAATCCGACATCCCCGAAGACGTACAAAAATACGCTCGCTTCAAGAAAATGGACGGCGCGCAGTACGATCGGGTCAACGAGTTCCTGCGGGATCGGACCTACATCACCGCTCGAGAGTGGGCCATCGCGCGGCTCTGTTCCGACTTCCGGACCGAGACCGGCGTCGAGATGACGAAAATCGGCGAGAACCTGCCCGAACTCATCCCCTTCATGACCGATACGTACACTCCCCAGGCCGTCAATCAGGCCCGGTCCTCTTTCGAGGAGAAGGTCCGCACCGCCGGGGCGACCTTCCTCTACGGCGCGATGTGCGACTTCTTCACCGCGGAGGAACTCGACGACGTGATGTACGAAGCGACCGAGGTCGCAAAGTTCCTCCTCGAAGTCGAGGGCGTCGACCTCTCCGTCGAGGACGAACTCGAGGCCGAAGAGCGCATCTCGAGCGTGATGCGCGAAGTTCGCGAGGCCAGCGAGGAGCTTCGTGCCGAGGACGTCACCGAGAGCGAGGACTGA
- a CDS encoding ferredoxin, giving the protein MSDDGIQRASDVGSADAPPIEDKPYKIIFEANKCFGAGKCAEVSDNWEMSIASGMAQPNEYFFDEDDLEHNVRAAEVCPAKKDDGCIHVVDRRTDEEIAPDPHGDGTLSVDW; this is encoded by the coding sequence ATGAGCGACGACGGCATTCAGCGCGCCAGCGACGTCGGCTCGGCCGACGCCCCGCCGATCGAGGACAAGCCCTACAAGATCATCTTCGAGGCGAACAAGTGCTTCGGCGCGGGCAAGTGCGCCGAAGTCAGCGACAACTGGGAGATGTCTATCGCGTCCGGCATGGCTCAGCCAAACGAGTACTTCTTCGACGAGGACGACCTCGAGCACAACGTCCGCGCCGCGGAGGTCTGTCCGGCGAAAAAGGACGACGGCTGCATCCACGTCGTCGATCGCCGAACCGACGAGGAGATCGCGCCGGATCCCCACGGAGACGGGACGCTGAGCGTCGACTGGTAG
- a CDS encoding peptidylprolyl isomerase: MGDVTATLHTTEGEIEVELYDERAPRTVDNFVGLATGGKTWTDPESGEEVDGEPLYDDVAFHRVIEGFMIQGGDPTETGRGGPGYQFDDEFHEELRHDDEGVLSMANSGPNTNGSQFFITLDAQPHLDDRHSVFGKVVDGMDVVREIGSVDTDANDRPREDVVLESVSIDYE, from the coding sequence ATGGGAGACGTTACTGCAACCCTGCACACGACCGAGGGAGAGATCGAGGTCGAACTGTACGACGAACGCGCGCCGCGAACCGTCGACAACTTCGTCGGACTCGCGACCGGCGGGAAGACCTGGACCGACCCCGAGTCGGGGGAGGAAGTCGATGGCGAACCGCTGTACGACGACGTGGCCTTCCATCGCGTCATCGAGGGGTTCATGATCCAGGGCGGCGACCCGACCGAAACCGGACGCGGCGGCCCCGGTTATCAGTTCGACGACGAGTTCCACGAGGAACTGCGCCACGACGACGAAGGCGTGTTGAGCATGGCAAACTCCGGACCGAACACCAACGGCTCGCAGTTCTTCATCACGCTCGACGCCCAGCCCCACCTCGACGACCGCCACTCGGTCTTCGGGAAGGTCGTCGACGGGATGGACGTCGTTCGCGAAATCGGCAGCGTCGACACCGACGCCAACGACCGACCGCGGGAGGACGTCGTCCTCGAGTCGGTTTCGATCGACTACGAGTAA
- a CDS encoding aldehyde dehydrogenase family protein — translation MTDLHLPLAPEDGWNSLFLAGDWIDRGDRDAIPVENPYTREEIATVPAGTENDVDSAYEAAATAQTEWAEQPPQARAGVINAALEFVDDHREDIAELLALEAGSTQVKSEAELGTARGMMQQAASYPFRMDGQHADSITPGKENIAERVPVGVVGVISPWNFPLHLSMRAVAPAIAAGNGVVLKPASNTPITGGLLLARIFEAAGAPEGIVNVVPGRGSDIGDAVAGHDVPSVIAFTGSTAVGERVGEQAAGNAAMPALELGGNNVHVVTENADLERAVEGGVFGSFLHQGQICISTNRHLVHESLYDDYVDALADRAASLPTGDPTADDTIVGPIIDESQRDQIIEYVEETVDEGATLETGGDHDGLVVDPTVLSNVDNDMAAACNEHFGPVAPVISFSSDEEAIDLANDTIHGLSGSVHSEDLAQARRIADEIETGMIHINDQPVNDDPHVPFGGMKESGIGRYNGDRILEEVTTTKWISIQHEPREYPF, via the coding sequence ATGACCGACTTACACTTACCCCTCGCACCCGAGGACGGCTGGAATTCGCTGTTCCTCGCCGGTGACTGGATCGATCGCGGCGACCGAGACGCCATTCCCGTCGAGAATCCCTACACGCGCGAGGAGATCGCGACCGTCCCGGCGGGCACCGAAAACGACGTCGACAGCGCGTACGAGGCCGCCGCCACGGCCCAGACCGAGTGGGCCGAACAGCCGCCGCAAGCGCGAGCCGGCGTGATCAACGCGGCCCTCGAGTTCGTCGACGACCACCGCGAAGATATCGCCGAACTGCTGGCCCTCGAGGCCGGGAGCACGCAGGTCAAGTCCGAAGCCGAACTGGGGACCGCCCGCGGAATGATGCAGCAGGCGGCCAGCTACCCGTTCCGGATGGACGGCCAGCACGCGGATTCGATCACGCCCGGCAAAGAGAATATCGCGGAGCGAGTTCCCGTCGGCGTGGTCGGTGTCATCTCGCCGTGGAACTTTCCGCTCCACCTCTCGATGCGGGCTGTCGCGCCGGCGATCGCAGCCGGCAACGGCGTCGTCCTCAAACCCGCCTCGAACACGCCGATCACGGGCGGCCTGCTGCTCGCGCGCATCTTCGAGGCGGCCGGCGCTCCGGAGGGGATCGTCAACGTCGTCCCGGGTCGCGGCTCCGACATCGGCGACGCGGTTGCGGGCCACGACGTTCCGAGCGTCATCGCCTTCACGGGATCGACCGCGGTCGGCGAACGCGTTGGAGAGCAGGCGGCCGGCAACGCCGCGATGCCCGCCCTCGAACTCGGCGGGAACAACGTCCACGTCGTCACCGAGAACGCCGACCTCGAGCGGGCCGTCGAGGGGGGCGTCTTCGGCTCGTTCCTCCACCAGGGACAGATCTGCATCTCGACTAATCGTCACCTGGTTCACGAATCGCTCTACGACGACTACGTCGACGCGCTCGCCGATCGGGCCGCCTCGCTGCCGACCGGCGATCCGACCGCCGACGACACCATCGTCGGCCCCATCATCGACGAGAGCCAGCGCGACCAGATCATCGAGTACGTCGAGGAGACGGTCGACGAGGGTGCAACGCTCGAAACCGGCGGCGACCACGACGGCCTCGTGGTCGACCCGACGGTCCTCTCGAACGTCGACAACGACATGGCCGCGGCGTGCAACGAGCACTTCGGTCCCGTGGCTCCCGTAATCTCCTTCTCGAGCGACGAGGAGGCGATCGACCTCGCCAACGACACGATCCACGGCCTCTCGGGGTCCGTCCACAGCGAGGATCTGGCGCAGGCTCGCCGGATCGCGGACGAAATCGAGACGGGAATGATCCACATCAACGATCAGCCGGTCAACGACGACCCCCACGTCCCGTTCGGCGGGATGAAAGAGTCCGGCATCGGCCGCTACAACGGCGACCGGATCCTCGAGGAAGTGACGACGACGAAGTGGATCTCGATCCAGCACGAGCCTCGGGAGTACCCGTTCTAA
- a CDS encoding oxidoreductase, with amino-acid sequence MGWTADDISDQHGRTIVITGANSGIGFEATRELARNGATVIMACRSRDRGEDAARDIREDVTDADLRVEECDLGSFESIRAFADRLEDEAIDVLINNAGVMAIPRSETEDGFETQFGVNHLGHFALTGLLLENVRRDEKPDSRIVTVSSGVHERGEIDFEDLQHEQSYDKWDAYAQSKLANVLFAYELERRLLTADANVKSIAVHPGYADTQLQYRGPEQSGSRLRKAGMRVLNTVLAQSAKKGALPTLYAATDPDTEGGAYYGPGGFQNMRGAPERQASSDRSYDEETARRLWAVSSELTGVTYDLPEPKAELSA; translated from the coding sequence ATGGGTTGGACAGCCGACGACATTTCGGATCAGCACGGGCGAACGATCGTCATCACGGGCGCGAACAGCGGAATCGGCTTCGAGGCGACCCGCGAACTCGCGCGCAACGGCGCGACGGTGATCATGGCCTGCCGAAGCCGCGACCGCGGCGAGGACGCGGCGCGGGACATCCGCGAGGACGTCACCGACGCAGACCTCCGCGTCGAGGAGTGTGATCTGGGCTCCTTCGAGTCGATCCGGGCGTTCGCCGACCGACTCGAGGACGAGGCGATCGACGTACTGATCAACAACGCGGGGGTCATGGCGATCCCGCGCTCGGAAACCGAGGACGGCTTCGAGACCCAGTTCGGCGTCAACCACCTCGGCCACTTCGCGCTCACCGGGCTGTTACTCGAGAACGTACGCCGCGACGAGAAACCCGATTCGCGGATCGTCACCGTCTCGAGCGGCGTCCACGAACGCGGGGAGATCGACTTCGAGGACCTCCAGCACGAACAGTCCTACGACAAGTGGGACGCGTACGCGCAATCGAAGCTCGCGAACGTGCTGTTCGCGTACGAACTCGAACGACGGCTGCTCACGGCGGACGCGAACGTAAAGAGCATCGCGGTCCACCCGGGCTACGCCGACACGCAACTGCAGTACCGCGGCCCGGAACAGAGCGGCAGCCGACTGCGAAAGGCCGGAATGCGGGTTTTGAACACCGTTCTGGCACAGTCAGCGAAAAAAGGCGCGCTCCCGACGCTGTACGCCGCCACCGATCCGGACACCGAGGGCGGCGCGTACTACGGCCCCGGCGGGTTCCAGAACATGCGCGGGGCACCCGAACGCCAGGCCTCCTCGGACCGGTCATACGACGAGGAGACGGCCCGTCGACTGTGGGCCGTCTCGAGCGAGTTGACCGGCGTCACGTACGACCTGCCGGAGCCGAAAGCCGAACTGTCGGCGTAA